The following is a genomic window from Nitrospira sp..
CTATTGCGTTTCTGTCACGGCATGGCCGGGGTCATCGATTGAATCCCGGAGAAATTAACTATCGCGCGAATATCTATGCGATGAAGTCGCTGGGTGTGCAACGAATCATTTCGGTCAGCGCGGTCGGGAGCATGAAGGAATCGATTGAGCCCGGCGATGTGGTGATCCCCGATCAATTCATCGATCTCACGAAGCGGCGCGCCTCCACATTTTTCGAAGGGGGCATTGTGGCGCATGTTGCGTTTGGCGAGCCGATTTGTCCGTCGCTGGCGCAAGCGCTGGCCGTCGCGGGCGAAGAGGTGGGCGGGACGCTCCATCGCGGCGGCACGTATCTGTGCATGGAGGGGCCGCAGTTTTCGACCAAGGCGGAGTCGAGGCTGTATCGGCAATGGGGCGTGGACGTGATCGGAATGACGAATATGCCGGAGGCGAAGTTGGCGCGCGAAGCGGAGCTCTGTTACGCGACGCTGGCGCTCGCCACCGACTACGATTGCTGGCATGAGACGCAGGAAGCGGTGACGGTGGAGGCGATCCTGGCCACGCTTCACAAGAATGTGGCTTTGGCAAAACAGATTCTCAAGGCGGTGGTGCCGTCCGTGGCGGACGCTCCAGCTTGTCCCTGCCAGCGGGCGCTGGACAATGCGATTGTGACGGCTCCAACGAGTGTCTCGGCGGCAGTCCGAAAGA
Proteins encoded in this region:
- a CDS encoding S-methyl-5'-thioadenosine phosphorylase (MaGe:77310063), with amino-acid sequence MASTRSGSQASVGVIGGSGLYDIEGLKGVREVRVRTPFGSPSDAIRVGRLDGRSIAFLSRHGRGHRLNPGEINYRANIYAMKSLGVQRIISVSAVGSMKESIEPGDVVIPDQFIDLTKRRASTFFEGGIVAHVAFGEPICPSLAQALAVAGEEVGGTLHRGGTYLCMEGPQFSTKAESRLYRQWGVDVIGMTNMPEAKLAREAELCYATLALATDYDCWHETQEAVTVEAILATLHKNVALAKQILKAVVPSVADAPACPCQRALDNAIVTAPTSVSAAVRKKFGILTRRVFGPKKGAR